The Zingiber officinale cultivar Zhangliang unplaced genomic scaffold, Zo_v1.1 ctg222, whole genome shotgun sequence genome includes a window with the following:
- the LOC122036847 gene encoding transcription factor MYB92-like, whose amino-acid sequence MGRSPCGADKINGLKKGPWTPEEDHKLVQYIEKHGHGSWRALPKLAGLNRCGKSCRLRWTNYLRPDIKRGKFSPEEEQTILDLHSILGNKWSAIASRLPGRTDNEIKNFWNTHLKKKLIHLGFDPMTHRPRTNFFATLQQLVVFAKLREFAEGRLPWDGHSSAAGLQADVNQAAKLQYLQQLQMLASIASSADTNGLINHITGTDSIPVQEEIDHLNHAETFPETQIPCSFDQPVSIKNDNQSSIFTEFSQRENSPRSPFLSHSPLPPFTDISFGNLGDASTSYSCLGSDLPPSWSDSLFDGQFLTDFA is encoded by the exons ATGGGGAGATCTCCTTGCGGCGCTGACAAGATCAATGGCCTCAAGAAGGGTCCTTGGACTCCTGAAGAGGACCACAAGCTGGTGCAGTACATCGAGAAGCACGGCCATGGCAGTTGGAGAGCCCTTCCAAAACTTGCAG GATTAAATAGATGCGGCAAGAGTTGTAGATTGCGATGGACAAACTATTTGAGGCCAGATATCAAAAGAGGCAAGTTCTCTCCGGAGGAGGAACAGACCATCCTTGATCTCCACTCCATCCTTGGGAACAA GTGGTCAGCCATAGCTTCACGACTGCCAGGGAGAACAGACAACGAGATTAAGAACTTTTGGAACACTCACCTGAAGAAGAAGCTCATCCATTTGGGGTTTGATCCGATGACGCACCGACCAAGAACAAATTTTTTTGCCACCCTGCAACAGCTCGTCGTCTTCGCCAAGCTGCGTGAGTTTGCTGAAGGCCGGTTGCCTTGGGATGGCCACAGTTCTGCTGCCGGGCTTCAAGCCGATGTGAACCAGGCCGCGAAGCTCCAGTACTTGCAGCAGCTCCAGATGTTGGCTTCCATAGCAAGTAGTGCAGATACCAATGGCTTAATTAACCATATCACAGGCACAGACTCCATTCCTGTCCAAGAAGAAATCGATCATCTGAATCACGCTGAAACATTTCCAGAGACTCAAATTCCATGCTCTTTCGATCAACCCGTAAGCATCAAGAATGATAATCAATCTTCCATATTCACTGAGTTCAGCCAAAGAGAGAACTCACCCAGGTCACCGTTCTTGTCTCATTCACCTCTGCCTCCATTCACCGACATATCCTTTGGCAACCTCGGGGATGCTAGTACCAGCTACAGCTGTCTTGGCAGTGACCTTCCTCCCTCATGGTCTGACAGCTTGTTCGATGGACAATTCTTAACTGATTTTGCCTGA
- the LOC122036846 gene encoding O-fucosyltransferase 7-like translates to MQRRRLRPTMAAVLPMLLVFAVATVFLVSLLDANVDVSASPSSLSTASFYKLSQRDGIGRIRRPSELKWIQEEASPQLSKWNASAGEKREDYAKLWIAPSSRGFVPCLKPNSAFSPPGASRGYLSVSTNGGLNQMRAGIADMIAVARIINATLVIPKLDKGSFWHDLSNFSDVFDEEYFIQSLENDVRIVKKLPKELATVTKTVKYFRSWSPLEYYQDEISKLWDDYKVIKSAKSDSRLANNNMPSEIQKLRCRAFYESLRFARGIQALGKSLVERMRSYGPFIALHLRYEKDMLAFSGCTYGLNISEAEELTTIRETTPYWKVKDIDPVQQRLKGYCPLTPKEVGTFLSCLGYPSNTPIYIASGEIYGGDSHMADLQSRFPILLSKEKLASAAELEPFRPYAAQMAALDYIVSVESDVFIPSYSGNMARAVNGHRRYLGHRRTITPDRKTLVRLFDKVDQGLLQGEKLSSIILEIHKKRQGSPSKRKGPVSGTRGMERFRSEESFYENPLPDCLCQRSESRSNNQLINKSILSKLSNSR, encoded by the exons ATGCAGCGGCGCAGGTTGAGGCCCACCATGGCGGCCGTCTTGCCGATGCTGCTGGTCTTCGCCGTCGCCACCGTCTTCCTCGTATCGCTGCTCGACGCCAATGTTGATGTTTCCGCTTCCCCCTCCTCGCTCTCCACCGCTTCCTTCTACAAGCTCTCCCAG AGAGATGGGATAGGGCGCATAAGACGGCCATCAGAGCTCAAATGGATCCAAGAGGAGGCTTCTCCTCAGCTCTCCAAG TGGAATGCTTCGGCTGGGGAGAAAAGAGAGGACTACGCGAAGCTATGGATTGCTCCATCAAGTCGCGGTTTTGTGCCTTGTCTTAAGCCAAACTCAGCGTTTTCGC CTCCTGGGGCGTCAAGAGGCTACTTGTCCGTCAGCACGAACGGTGGCTTGAATCAGATGAGGGCAGGG ATCGCCGACATGATAGCGGTTGCGCGTATCATAAATGCCACTCTTGTGATTCCAAAGCTCGATAAGGGCTCATTTTGGCATGACTTAAG CAATTTTTCCGATGTCTTCGACGAAGAATACTTCATACAGTCTTTGGAGAATGATGTTAGGATTGTGAAAAAACTGCCGAAGGAACTGGCTACGGTTACCAAAACTGTGAAATATTTCAGAAGTTGGTCTCCACTAGAATATTATCAGGATGAGATATCTAAACTATGGGATGATTATAAG GTCATCAAATCTGCAAAATCAGATTCTCGTCTCGCTAACAATAATATGCCTTCAGAAATTCAGAAGCTTCGTTGTAGAGCTTTCTATGAATCTCTTCGATTTGCTCGTGGCATCCAGGCACTAGGAAAA TCATTGGTGGAGAGAATGAGATCATATGGTCCTTTTATTGCTTTGCACTTGCGGTACGAGAAGGATATGCTTGCTTTTAGTGGTTGCACATATGGTCTGAATATTTCTGAAGCAGAAGAGCTAACGACAATCAG GGAAACGACTCCTTACTGGAAGGTGAAAGATATTGATCCTGTTCAACAAAGACTAAAGGGTTATTGCCCCTTGACGCCAAAGGAGGTTGGGACTTTCCTTTCTTGTCTAGGATATCCGTCCAATACTCCGATATATATTGCTTCGGGTGAAATATATGGTGGTGATTCTCACATGGCTGATCTCCAATCTCGTTTCCCCATCCTATTGAGCAAG GAAAAACTAGCATCGGCTGCTGAACTTGAACCATTCAGACCATATGCGGCTCAAATGGCAGCATTGGATTACATTGTATCAGTTGAGAGTGATGTGTTCATTCCATCCTATTCTGGAAACATGGCAAGGGCAGTTAATGGTCATCGGCGATACTTAGGCCACCGAAGAACCATCACTCCTGATAG GAAAACACTTGTTCGTTTGTTTGATAAAGTCGACCAAGGATTGCTTCAAGGAGAAAAGTTATCGAGTATTATTCTTGAAATCCACAAGAAGAG GCAAGGATCCCCTAGTAAAAGAAAAGGTCCCGTCTCAGGAACAAGGGGAATGGAGAGGTTTCGATCGGAGGAATCATTCTATGAGAATCCTTTACCCGATTGTTTATGCCAGCGCTCAGAATCTAGGTCCAACAACCAGCTGATCAACAAAAGCATTTTGAGTAAGTTATCTAACAGCAGATAA